From Hermetia illucens chromosome 6, iHerIll2.2.curated.20191125, whole genome shotgun sequence, one genomic window encodes:
- the LOC119659141 gene encoding phosphatidylinositol 4-kinase type 2-alpha isoform X2, whose translation MTTADPPLLQLEDEIITCLKDEIDFLKTNKTADAVVKNGPNGGLITDDKSSIISLSSSNCGASTSNSCRSSNDSIDEEEEIHSVPEVEFEGVNLDSGGDNRESQPLLGARDHSDILRNNYADDPQFGELILQAEMAIDHGIYPERIYQGSSGSYFVKNPAGKNIGVFKPKDEEPYGRLNPKWTKWMHKLCCPCCFGRACLIPNQGYLSEAGASIVDQKLKLNVVPKTRVIRLVSETFNYPRIDRQKYRIKRTIKEHYPAAKFNRMSLPPKVGSFQMFVDGYKDADFWLRRFENEPLPKKLAHRFQMQFERLVVLDYIIRNTDRGNDNWLIRYEMPTIVNGLNGTTTAATKAAASSGGNLISTEATPGSSTENQLTQNEHADWHLVQSPDIKIAAIDNGLAFPFKHPDSWRAYPYHWAWLPQAKVPFSQEIKDLVLPILSDMNAVEELCQELYELFRQDKGFDKGLFERQMSVMRGQILNLTQALKDGKSPVQLVQMPAVIVERSSSRFFSFTQRFQNKSPFFSWC comes from the exons ATGACTACGGCTGATCCACCGCTCCTGCAACTAGAGGACGAAATCATCACTTGTCTGAAGGACGAAATCGATTTCCTTAAG ACGAACAAAACCGCAGACGCTGTAGTTAAAAACGGCCCAAACGGCGGACTCATAACCGATGATAAAAGTAGCATAATTTCACTGTCGAGCAGTAACTGTGGCGCTAGCACAAGTAACAGCTGTCGCAGCAGCAACGACTCCATCGACGAAGAGGAGGAAATCCATTCAGTGCCGGAGGTAGAATTCGAGGGTGTCAACCTGGACTCCGGCGGAGATAATCGTGAGTCGCAGCCCCTACTGGGGGCTCGCGACCATTCGGATATACTACGTAATAACTACGCTG ATGATCCTCAGTTCGGTGAGCTCATCCTACAGGCCGAAATGGCCATTGACCATGGGATATATCCAGAAAGGATATATCAAGGCAGTAGTGGGTCTTATTTCGTGAAAAATCCTGCAGGT AAAAACATAGGTGTTTTCAAGCCAAAAGATGAGGAACCCTACGGGCGACTGAATCCAAAATGGACAAAGTGGATGCACAAGTTGTGTTGTCCTTGCTGTTTTGGTAGAGCATGTTTAATACCAAATCAAGG CTATTTGTCAGAGGCTGGCGCAAGCATAGTggaccaaaaattaaaattaaatgttgTGCCGAAAACACGGGTTATACGACTGGTATCGGAAACTTTCAACTATCCAAGAATCGATAGACAAAAATATAGGATTAAACGAACTATTAAAGAGCACTATCCAGCAGCAAAGTTTAATCGGATGAGTCTACCCCCTAAG GTCGGATCGTTTCAAATGTTTGTTGATGGTTACAAAGACGCTGACTTTTGGCTTCGTCGTTTTGAAAACGAACCACTACCGAAAAAATTGGCGCATAGATTTCAAATGCAATTCGAACGACTCGTTGTTCTCGACTACATTATACGTAATACAGATCGTGGTAACGATAATTGGCTCATCCGATACGAAATGCCTACTATTGTTAATGGATTAAACGGGAcgacaacagcagcaacaaaagCAGCTGCATCGTCAGGAGGGAACCTCATATCTACAGAAGCTACACCCGGTTCGAGTACAGAAAATCAACTAACACAGAATGAACATGCCGATTGGCATTTAGTCCAGTCGCCTGATATCAAAATTGCCGCCATTGATAATGGTTTGGCATTTCCATTCAAACATCCTGATTCGTGGCGAGCATATCCGTATCATTGGGCTTGGTTACCGCAGGCCAAAGTGCCTTTTAGTCAGGAAATAAAGGATCTAGTTCTGCCGATTTTGTCTGATATGAATGCAGTCGAGGAGCTTTGTCAGGAACTTTATGAGCTATTCAGG CAAGACAAAGGTTTTGACAAGGGTCTTTTCGAACGGCAAATGTCTGTGATGCGTGGTCAAATACTGAATCTTACCCAAGCCCTAAAGGACGGCAAATCACCTGTACAATTGGTACAGATGCCAGCTGTTATTGTTGAACG TTCAAGCTCGAGATTCTTCTCCTTTACACAGCGCTTCCAAAACAAAAGCCCCTTCTTCTCATGGTGCTAA
- the LOC119659141 gene encoding phosphatidylinositol 4-kinase type 2-alpha isoform X1, whose protein sequence is MTTADPPLLQLEDEIITCLKDEIDFLKTNKTADAVVKNGPNGGLITDDKSSIISLSSSNCGASTSNSCRSSNDSIDEEEEIHSVPEVEFEGVNLDSGGDNRESQPLLGARDHSDILRNNYADDPQFGELILQAEMAIDHGIYPERIYQGSSGSYFVKNPAGKNIGVFKPKDEEPYGRLNPKWTKWMHKLCCPCCFGRACLIPNQGYLSEAGASIVDQKLKLNVVPKTRVIRLVSETFNYPRIDRQKYRIKRTIKEHYPAAKFNRMSLPPKVGSFQMFVDGYKDADFWLRRFENEPLPKKLAHRFQMQFERLVVLDYIIRNTDRGNDNWLIRYEMPTIVNGLNGTTTAATKAAASSGGNLISTEATPGSSTENQLTQNEHADWHLVQSPDIKIAAIDNGLAFPFKHPDSWRAYPYHWAWLPQAKVPFSQEIKDLVLPILSDMNAVEELCQELYELFRQDKGFDKGLFERQMSVMRGQILNLTQALKDGKSPVQLVQMPAVIVERSSSSSSRFFSFTQRFQNKSPFFSWC, encoded by the exons ATGACTACGGCTGATCCACCGCTCCTGCAACTAGAGGACGAAATCATCACTTGTCTGAAGGACGAAATCGATTTCCTTAAG ACGAACAAAACCGCAGACGCTGTAGTTAAAAACGGCCCAAACGGCGGACTCATAACCGATGATAAAAGTAGCATAATTTCACTGTCGAGCAGTAACTGTGGCGCTAGCACAAGTAACAGCTGTCGCAGCAGCAACGACTCCATCGACGAAGAGGAGGAAATCCATTCAGTGCCGGAGGTAGAATTCGAGGGTGTCAACCTGGACTCCGGCGGAGATAATCGTGAGTCGCAGCCCCTACTGGGGGCTCGCGACCATTCGGATATACTACGTAATAACTACGCTG ATGATCCTCAGTTCGGTGAGCTCATCCTACAGGCCGAAATGGCCATTGACCATGGGATATATCCAGAAAGGATATATCAAGGCAGTAGTGGGTCTTATTTCGTGAAAAATCCTGCAGGT AAAAACATAGGTGTTTTCAAGCCAAAAGATGAGGAACCCTACGGGCGACTGAATCCAAAATGGACAAAGTGGATGCACAAGTTGTGTTGTCCTTGCTGTTTTGGTAGAGCATGTTTAATACCAAATCAAGG CTATTTGTCAGAGGCTGGCGCAAGCATAGTggaccaaaaattaaaattaaatgttgTGCCGAAAACACGGGTTATACGACTGGTATCGGAAACTTTCAACTATCCAAGAATCGATAGACAAAAATATAGGATTAAACGAACTATTAAAGAGCACTATCCAGCAGCAAAGTTTAATCGGATGAGTCTACCCCCTAAG GTCGGATCGTTTCAAATGTTTGTTGATGGTTACAAAGACGCTGACTTTTGGCTTCGTCGTTTTGAAAACGAACCACTACCGAAAAAATTGGCGCATAGATTTCAAATGCAATTCGAACGACTCGTTGTTCTCGACTACATTATACGTAATACAGATCGTGGTAACGATAATTGGCTCATCCGATACGAAATGCCTACTATTGTTAATGGATTAAACGGGAcgacaacagcagcaacaaaagCAGCTGCATCGTCAGGAGGGAACCTCATATCTACAGAAGCTACACCCGGTTCGAGTACAGAAAATCAACTAACACAGAATGAACATGCCGATTGGCATTTAGTCCAGTCGCCTGATATCAAAATTGCCGCCATTGATAATGGTTTGGCATTTCCATTCAAACATCCTGATTCGTGGCGAGCATATCCGTATCATTGGGCTTGGTTACCGCAGGCCAAAGTGCCTTTTAGTCAGGAAATAAAGGATCTAGTTCTGCCGATTTTGTCTGATATGAATGCAGTCGAGGAGCTTTGTCAGGAACTTTATGAGCTATTCAGG CAAGACAAAGGTTTTGACAAGGGTCTTTTCGAACGGCAAATGTCTGTGATGCGTGGTCAAATACTGAATCTTACCCAAGCCCTAAAGGACGGCAAATCACCTGTACAATTGGTACAGATGCCAGCTGTTATTGTTGAACG GTCAAGTAGTTCAAGCTCGAGATTCTTCTCCTTTACACAGCGCTTCCAAAACAAAAGCCCCTTCTTCTCATGGTGCTAA
- the LOC119659141 gene encoding phosphatidylinositol 4-kinase type 2-alpha isoform X6 has translation MTANKDDDPQFGELILQAEMAIDHGIYPERIYQGSSGSYFVKNPAGKNIGVFKPKDEEPYGRLNPKWTKWMHKLCCPCCFGRACLIPNQGYLSEAGASIVDQKLKLNVVPKTRVIRLVSETFNYPRIDRQKYRIKRTIKEHYPAAKFNRMSLPPKVGSFQMFVDGYKDADFWLRRFENEPLPKKLAHRFQMQFERLVVLDYIIRNTDRGNDNWLIRYEMPTIVNGLNGTTTAATKAAASSGGNLISTEATPGSSTENQLTQNEHADWHLVQSPDIKIAAIDNGLAFPFKHPDSWRAYPYHWAWLPQAKVPFSQEIKDLVLPILSDMNAVEELCQELYELFRQDKGFDKGLFERQMSVMRGQILNLTQALKDGKSPVQLVQMPAVIVERSSSSSSRFFSFTQRFQNKSPFFSWC, from the exons ATGACAGCAAATAAAGATG ATGATCCTCAGTTCGGTGAGCTCATCCTACAGGCCGAAATGGCCATTGACCATGGGATATATCCAGAAAGGATATATCAAGGCAGTAGTGGGTCTTATTTCGTGAAAAATCCTGCAGGT AAAAACATAGGTGTTTTCAAGCCAAAAGATGAGGAACCCTACGGGCGACTGAATCCAAAATGGACAAAGTGGATGCACAAGTTGTGTTGTCCTTGCTGTTTTGGTAGAGCATGTTTAATACCAAATCAAGG CTATTTGTCAGAGGCTGGCGCAAGCATAGTggaccaaaaattaaaattaaatgttgTGCCGAAAACACGGGTTATACGACTGGTATCGGAAACTTTCAACTATCCAAGAATCGATAGACAAAAATATAGGATTAAACGAACTATTAAAGAGCACTATCCAGCAGCAAAGTTTAATCGGATGAGTCTACCCCCTAAG GTCGGATCGTTTCAAATGTTTGTTGATGGTTACAAAGACGCTGACTTTTGGCTTCGTCGTTTTGAAAACGAACCACTACCGAAAAAATTGGCGCATAGATTTCAAATGCAATTCGAACGACTCGTTGTTCTCGACTACATTATACGTAATACAGATCGTGGTAACGATAATTGGCTCATCCGATACGAAATGCCTACTATTGTTAATGGATTAAACGGGAcgacaacagcagcaacaaaagCAGCTGCATCGTCAGGAGGGAACCTCATATCTACAGAAGCTACACCCGGTTCGAGTACAGAAAATCAACTAACACAGAATGAACATGCCGATTGGCATTTAGTCCAGTCGCCTGATATCAAAATTGCCGCCATTGATAATGGTTTGGCATTTCCATTCAAACATCCTGATTCGTGGCGAGCATATCCGTATCATTGGGCTTGGTTACCGCAGGCCAAAGTGCCTTTTAGTCAGGAAATAAAGGATCTAGTTCTGCCGATTTTGTCTGATATGAATGCAGTCGAGGAGCTTTGTCAGGAACTTTATGAGCTATTCAGG CAAGACAAAGGTTTTGACAAGGGTCTTTTCGAACGGCAAATGTCTGTGATGCGTGGTCAAATACTGAATCTTACCCAAGCCCTAAAGGACGGCAAATCACCTGTACAATTGGTACAGATGCCAGCTGTTATTGTTGAACG GTCAAGTAGTTCAAGCTCGAGATTCTTCTCCTTTACACAGCGCTTCCAAAACAAAAGCCCCTTCTTCTCATGGTGCTAA
- the LOC119659141 gene encoding phosphatidylinositol 4-kinase type 2-alpha isoform X3 — protein sequence MQSNKYDNEQNLGPCCHQRSHQETCCGYVKSQIQQNLNSERENNESDSANSECVNCSLETSDESLSSYRFGKPCPGCHCLNCKLNHDPQFGELILQAEMAIDHGIYPERIYQGSSGSYFVKNPAGKNIGVFKPKDEEPYGRLNPKWTKWMHKLCCPCCFGRACLIPNQGYLSEAGASIVDQKLKLNVVPKTRVIRLVSETFNYPRIDRQKYRIKRTIKEHYPAAKFNRMSLPPKVGSFQMFVDGYKDADFWLRRFENEPLPKKLAHRFQMQFERLVVLDYIIRNTDRGNDNWLIRYEMPTIVNGLNGTTTAATKAAASSGGNLISTEATPGSSTENQLTQNEHADWHLVQSPDIKIAAIDNGLAFPFKHPDSWRAYPYHWAWLPQAKVPFSQEIKDLVLPILSDMNAVEELCQELYELFRQDKGFDKGLFERQMSVMRGQILNLTQALKDGKSPVQLVQMPAVIVERSSSSSSRFFSFTQRFQNKSPFFSWC from the exons ATGCAAAGTAACAAATACGACAATGAACAAAATTTAGGTCCTTGTTGTCATCAAAGGTCGCACCAGGAAACTTGTTGTGGATATGTAAAGTCACAAATTCAACAAAATTTAAATAGTGAACGTGAAAATAATGAATCTGATTCTGCGAACAGTGAATGTGTTAATTGTTCTTTGGAAACGTCTGATGAGAGCCTTTCATCATATCGTTTCGGAAAACCGTGTCCTGGATGTCATTGTCTGAATTGCAAGTTAAATC ATGATCCTCAGTTCGGTGAGCTCATCCTACAGGCCGAAATGGCCATTGACCATGGGATATATCCAGAAAGGATATATCAAGGCAGTAGTGGGTCTTATTTCGTGAAAAATCCTGCAGGT AAAAACATAGGTGTTTTCAAGCCAAAAGATGAGGAACCCTACGGGCGACTGAATCCAAAATGGACAAAGTGGATGCACAAGTTGTGTTGTCCTTGCTGTTTTGGTAGAGCATGTTTAATACCAAATCAAGG CTATTTGTCAGAGGCTGGCGCAAGCATAGTggaccaaaaattaaaattaaatgttgTGCCGAAAACACGGGTTATACGACTGGTATCGGAAACTTTCAACTATCCAAGAATCGATAGACAAAAATATAGGATTAAACGAACTATTAAAGAGCACTATCCAGCAGCAAAGTTTAATCGGATGAGTCTACCCCCTAAG GTCGGATCGTTTCAAATGTTTGTTGATGGTTACAAAGACGCTGACTTTTGGCTTCGTCGTTTTGAAAACGAACCACTACCGAAAAAATTGGCGCATAGATTTCAAATGCAATTCGAACGACTCGTTGTTCTCGACTACATTATACGTAATACAGATCGTGGTAACGATAATTGGCTCATCCGATACGAAATGCCTACTATTGTTAATGGATTAAACGGGAcgacaacagcagcaacaaaagCAGCTGCATCGTCAGGAGGGAACCTCATATCTACAGAAGCTACACCCGGTTCGAGTACAGAAAATCAACTAACACAGAATGAACATGCCGATTGGCATTTAGTCCAGTCGCCTGATATCAAAATTGCCGCCATTGATAATGGTTTGGCATTTCCATTCAAACATCCTGATTCGTGGCGAGCATATCCGTATCATTGGGCTTGGTTACCGCAGGCCAAAGTGCCTTTTAGTCAGGAAATAAAGGATCTAGTTCTGCCGATTTTGTCTGATATGAATGCAGTCGAGGAGCTTTGTCAGGAACTTTATGAGCTATTCAGG CAAGACAAAGGTTTTGACAAGGGTCTTTTCGAACGGCAAATGTCTGTGATGCGTGGTCAAATACTGAATCTTACCCAAGCCCTAAAGGACGGCAAATCACCTGTACAATTGGTACAGATGCCAGCTGTTATTGTTGAACG GTCAAGTAGTTCAAGCTCGAGATTCTTCTCCTTTACACAGCGCTTCCAAAACAAAAGCCCCTTCTTCTCATGGTGCTAA
- the LOC119659141 gene encoding phosphatidylinositol 4-kinase type 2-alpha isoform X5: MCKSSMILLETTATRYDPQFGELILQAEMAIDHGIYPERIYQGSSGSYFVKNPAGKNIGVFKPKDEEPYGRLNPKWTKWMHKLCCPCCFGRACLIPNQGYLSEAGASIVDQKLKLNVVPKTRVIRLVSETFNYPRIDRQKYRIKRTIKEHYPAAKFNRMSLPPKVGSFQMFVDGYKDADFWLRRFENEPLPKKLAHRFQMQFERLVVLDYIIRNTDRGNDNWLIRYEMPTIVNGLNGTTTAATKAAASSGGNLISTEATPGSSTENQLTQNEHADWHLVQSPDIKIAAIDNGLAFPFKHPDSWRAYPYHWAWLPQAKVPFSQEIKDLVLPILSDMNAVEELCQELYELFRQDKGFDKGLFERQMSVMRGQILNLTQALKDGKSPVQLVQMPAVIVERSSSSSSRFFSFTQRFQNKSPFFSWC, translated from the exons ATGTGTAAATCGTCGATGATTCTGCTTGAAACGACAGCTACAAgat ATGATCCTCAGTTCGGTGAGCTCATCCTACAGGCCGAAATGGCCATTGACCATGGGATATATCCAGAAAGGATATATCAAGGCAGTAGTGGGTCTTATTTCGTGAAAAATCCTGCAGGT AAAAACATAGGTGTTTTCAAGCCAAAAGATGAGGAACCCTACGGGCGACTGAATCCAAAATGGACAAAGTGGATGCACAAGTTGTGTTGTCCTTGCTGTTTTGGTAGAGCATGTTTAATACCAAATCAAGG CTATTTGTCAGAGGCTGGCGCAAGCATAGTggaccaaaaattaaaattaaatgttgTGCCGAAAACACGGGTTATACGACTGGTATCGGAAACTTTCAACTATCCAAGAATCGATAGACAAAAATATAGGATTAAACGAACTATTAAAGAGCACTATCCAGCAGCAAAGTTTAATCGGATGAGTCTACCCCCTAAG GTCGGATCGTTTCAAATGTTTGTTGATGGTTACAAAGACGCTGACTTTTGGCTTCGTCGTTTTGAAAACGAACCACTACCGAAAAAATTGGCGCATAGATTTCAAATGCAATTCGAACGACTCGTTGTTCTCGACTACATTATACGTAATACAGATCGTGGTAACGATAATTGGCTCATCCGATACGAAATGCCTACTATTGTTAATGGATTAAACGGGAcgacaacagcagcaacaaaagCAGCTGCATCGTCAGGAGGGAACCTCATATCTACAGAAGCTACACCCGGTTCGAGTACAGAAAATCAACTAACACAGAATGAACATGCCGATTGGCATTTAGTCCAGTCGCCTGATATCAAAATTGCCGCCATTGATAATGGTTTGGCATTTCCATTCAAACATCCTGATTCGTGGCGAGCATATCCGTATCATTGGGCTTGGTTACCGCAGGCCAAAGTGCCTTTTAGTCAGGAAATAAAGGATCTAGTTCTGCCGATTTTGTCTGATATGAATGCAGTCGAGGAGCTTTGTCAGGAACTTTATGAGCTATTCAGG CAAGACAAAGGTTTTGACAAGGGTCTTTTCGAACGGCAAATGTCTGTGATGCGTGGTCAAATACTGAATCTTACCCAAGCCCTAAAGGACGGCAAATCACCTGTACAATTGGTACAGATGCCAGCTGTTATTGTTGAACG GTCAAGTAGTTCAAGCTCGAGATTCTTCTCCTTTACACAGCGCTTCCAAAACAAAAGCCCCTTCTTCTCATGGTGCTAA
- the LOC119659141 gene encoding phosphatidylinositol 4-kinase type 2-alpha isoform X4 — protein MDKLCQDLSLFDITLLRTKKLFNRQSVNYEQAFNPYSLPEYSCRSISFICGNNLRRDDPQFGELILQAEMAIDHGIYPERIYQGSSGSYFVKNPAGKNIGVFKPKDEEPYGRLNPKWTKWMHKLCCPCCFGRACLIPNQGYLSEAGASIVDQKLKLNVVPKTRVIRLVSETFNYPRIDRQKYRIKRTIKEHYPAAKFNRMSLPPKVGSFQMFVDGYKDADFWLRRFENEPLPKKLAHRFQMQFERLVVLDYIIRNTDRGNDNWLIRYEMPTIVNGLNGTTTAATKAAASSGGNLISTEATPGSSTENQLTQNEHADWHLVQSPDIKIAAIDNGLAFPFKHPDSWRAYPYHWAWLPQAKVPFSQEIKDLVLPILSDMNAVEELCQELYELFRQDKGFDKGLFERQMSVMRGQILNLTQALKDGKSPVQLVQMPAVIVERSSSSSSRFFSFTQRFQNKSPFFSWC, from the exons atggataaatTGTGTCAAGATTTAAGCTTGTTCGATATAACTTTATTGCGAACGAAGAAATTGTTCAATCGACAATCTGTTAACTATGAACAAGCATTCAATCCATACTCTCTGCCGGAATACTCGTGTCGTTCAATATCATTCATTTGTGGAAACAATTTGAGACGAG ATGATCCTCAGTTCGGTGAGCTCATCCTACAGGCCGAAATGGCCATTGACCATGGGATATATCCAGAAAGGATATATCAAGGCAGTAGTGGGTCTTATTTCGTGAAAAATCCTGCAGGT AAAAACATAGGTGTTTTCAAGCCAAAAGATGAGGAACCCTACGGGCGACTGAATCCAAAATGGACAAAGTGGATGCACAAGTTGTGTTGTCCTTGCTGTTTTGGTAGAGCATGTTTAATACCAAATCAAGG CTATTTGTCAGAGGCTGGCGCAAGCATAGTggaccaaaaattaaaattaaatgttgTGCCGAAAACACGGGTTATACGACTGGTATCGGAAACTTTCAACTATCCAAGAATCGATAGACAAAAATATAGGATTAAACGAACTATTAAAGAGCACTATCCAGCAGCAAAGTTTAATCGGATGAGTCTACCCCCTAAG GTCGGATCGTTTCAAATGTTTGTTGATGGTTACAAAGACGCTGACTTTTGGCTTCGTCGTTTTGAAAACGAACCACTACCGAAAAAATTGGCGCATAGATTTCAAATGCAATTCGAACGACTCGTTGTTCTCGACTACATTATACGTAATACAGATCGTGGTAACGATAATTGGCTCATCCGATACGAAATGCCTACTATTGTTAATGGATTAAACGGGAcgacaacagcagcaacaaaagCAGCTGCATCGTCAGGAGGGAACCTCATATCTACAGAAGCTACACCCGGTTCGAGTACAGAAAATCAACTAACACAGAATGAACATGCCGATTGGCATTTAGTCCAGTCGCCTGATATCAAAATTGCCGCCATTGATAATGGTTTGGCATTTCCATTCAAACATCCTGATTCGTGGCGAGCATATCCGTATCATTGGGCTTGGTTACCGCAGGCCAAAGTGCCTTTTAGTCAGGAAATAAAGGATCTAGTTCTGCCGATTTTGTCTGATATGAATGCAGTCGAGGAGCTTTGTCAGGAACTTTATGAGCTATTCAGG CAAGACAAAGGTTTTGACAAGGGTCTTTTCGAACGGCAAATGTCTGTGATGCGTGGTCAAATACTGAATCTTACCCAAGCCCTAAAGGACGGCAAATCACCTGTACAATTGGTACAGATGCCAGCTGTTATTGTTGAACG GTCAAGTAGTTCAAGCTCGAGATTCTTCTCCTTTACACAGCGCTTCCAAAACAAAAGCCCCTTCTTCTCATGGTGCTAA
- the LOC119659404 gene encoding vacuolar protein sorting-associated protein 45, translating into MNVITAIKLYIEKMTNESGPGLKIILMDKETTSIISMAFSQSDMLQREVYLFERIDSARSNERLKHLKCIVFIRPTKMNVSLLADELRSPKYGAYYIYFSNIIPRTDIKLLAESDESESVREVKEVYADFLCVNPNLFSFNIPYCMQSLKWIPEALMRSAQGLTSILLSLKIHPVIRYRAGSVVAETLAKQVYDVISKESSLFDFRSHDNGVPPPLLLILDRRDDPITPLLHQWTYQAMVHELLTINNNRVDLSKVSGISKDLKEVVLSGDQDEFYSGNLYSNFGEIGSRIKSMMDEYQKKAKDQRKVESISDMKNFVETYPQFKKMSGTVSKHVRVIGELSDQTAQRNLLNISELEQDIACRADHSAQLQRVKKLVADEKTAVKDALKLVAIYALRYERHANCDIMGLLQTIEKRGGKASFVPKLIEYAGQHARQGELFSTVRITDAVKFTRNLIKGLKEIENVFTQHTCLLKETLEEVFKGRDLDPMYQVVGSYVPFRRPHQEVVVFMIGGATYEEALAVHQLNVSGYRVILGGTTIHNSDSFINEVAHATIGVQPKHTKSLQQFYSPD; encoded by the exons ATGAACGTAATCACAGCGATCAAGCTCTACATCGAGAAGATGACAAACGAGTCGGGCCCGGGGCTGAAGATTATTCTGATGGACAAGGAAACC ACAAGTATCATTTCCATGGCATTTAGCCAATCGGATATGCTGCAGCGGGAGGTCTACCTGTTCGAACGAATCGACTCCGCCCGGTCAAACGAGCGCCTGAAACATCTCAAGTGCATAGTCTTCATACGGCCGACGAAAATGAATGTCTCTCTGCTGGCAGATGAGCTGCGAAGTCCCAAATATGGAGCGTATTACATAT ATTTCAGCAACATTATCCCGCGAACAGATATCAAGCTCCTTGCGGAGAGCGACGAGAGCGAGTCGGTCCGGGAAGTGAAGGAAGTCTATGCCGATTTCCTGTGTGTGAATCCCAACTTGTTCTCCTTCAACATTCCGTATTGCATGCAGAGCCTGAAGTGGATACCAGAAGCGCTGATGCGTTCGGCGCAAGGTCTCACGTCCATCTTGCTTTCACTGAAAATTCATCCTGTTATTCGGTATCGAGCTGGAAGTGTGGTCGCAGAGACTTTAGCGAAGCAAGTTTACGATGTAATTTCGAAGGAATCATCGCTTTTCGATTTCCGCAGTCATGATAACGGCGTTCCTCCTCCTTTGCTGCTTATACTCGATCGGAGAGATGACCCAATAACGCCACTCCTTCACCAGTGGACGTACCAAGCCATGGTCCATGAGTTGCTCACAATCAACAACAACCGAGTTGACCTATCGAAAGTTTCTGGCATTTCAAAAGACCTTAAAGAAGTTGTCCTTTCCGGCGACCAAGATGAATTCTATTCGGGCAATTTGTACTCCAACTTCGGCGAGATTGGATCCCGCATCAAGAGCATGATGGACGAATATCAGAAGAAGGCAAAAGATCAGCGGAAAGTGGAAAGCATTTCAGACATGAAAAACTTCGTGGAAACATATCCACAATTCAAGAAAATGTCAGGAACGGTTTCGAAGCATGTCCGAGTCATCGGCGAGTTATCCGATCAGACGGCGCAGAGGAATCTGTTGAATATATCTGAATTGGAGCAGGACATTGCCTGTCGGGCTGATCACTCGGCACAACTTCAAAGAGTAAAGAAACTCGTGGCCGACGAGAAGACTGCCGTGAAGGATGCTCTGAAGTTGGTGGCAATCTACGCATTACGCTACGAACGACATGCAAATTGTGATATAATGGGATTGCTGCAAACAATAGAGAAACGAGGAGGGAAAGCAAGTTTCGTGCCGAAACTGATCGAGTACGCAGGGCAGCATGCGAGACAGGGCGAGCTGTTCAGCACCGTACGAATTACCGATGCTGTCAAGTTTACCAGAAATCTGATAAAG GGATTGAAGGAAATCGAGAACGTCTTCACGCAGCACACATGCCTCCTGAAGGAAACGCTCGAAGAAGTATTCAAGGGGCGTGATCTGGATCCCATGTACCAAGTCGTGGGCTCGTACGTACCATTCCGAAGACCTCATCAGGAAGTTGTGGTGTTTATGATTGGCGGCGCAACCTACGAGGAGGCTCTGGCCGTACATCAGTTGAACGTGTCCGGCTATCGTGTGATTTTGGGTGGGACGACGATTCACAACTCGGACAGTTTTATCAACGAAGTGGCGCACGCAACAATCGGCGTGCAGCCGAAACATACAAAGTCGCTTCAGCAATTTTACTCGCCAGACTGA